Below is a window of Planktothrix tepida PCC 9214 DNA.
ACAGGTCATCCTGATGTCGGTTTTGCGGTCGGAATTGATAGCTTATTTTTTCTTCTGAGTGATGCGGGGGGATTTTATTCAACCCGGGCAATTTCTCTACTATTTACGATTATAATTTCTACGGGATTAGTTACGTTAGCAACCTTAGTTTCAAATATCCTATTTTTAAAATTAATATTAACATTTTTTAGCTTATTTTTTGCCGGGTATATTGCTTTATTTGGACATCCTGGAGTTTTGTCGGGAATTGTGATTGGGTTATTTACTTTAGTAACCTTATATTTACCTGCTGGAGGTTGGGAAACTGCCAGTGAAAGAGCGATAATTTGTCTGATGGCGGGAGGATGGACAATGATATTATGTTTAGGAATTTGGCCGTTAAATCCCTATCTCCCCTTAAAAAAATCTATTAGTCAATGTTATCAAGCTATTGCAGATTATATTAATCCGGGTAAAAATTGTTCTCCGACAGAAGAATTAAAACGGGTGAGTCAACTTCGAGAAACTTTACAAAATGCGCGTCAATCCTGGGCATTAAACCGTAAATTAAGGTTAGGAAATACGCCATTAGGGGAAGCGGTTATTATTTTAGTTCAGGATGCTGATCATTTAATTACATCCATTGTCACCTTAACTGAATTAGTCCAACTTCATCAACATGATCCCCAATTTATCACCGTTGGTCTTTTAGTTGATGATGCTTTGGAGAAAATAGCTTTATTTTGTCAAAATTTAATTAAACTTTTATGGAATCAATCGGTTTCTGTTGATAGTTCTAATTTAAAACGTATTGTAATGGCGATCGCACAACAAAAACAACTACAACAACAAACGATTGGCAATCAGGTTGAAGATTATCCGGCTTTAGTAGTTATAGAACGAATTGTTTCAACCTTAGAAACGATTATTCGTCAATTAGATTGTACAGCTAAGACCCTCACTCAAATTAGAAAAAATCAATCGATTAATCACCCCCAAAAAGCCAAAATATTATCCGCAGAAACGGAAACTTTATCCCCATTTAAAATTATTTCTGGGTTAGAACCCTTGCGAGATAACTTTACCTTAGATTCTAGCTTTTTTCGTCATGGGTTACGGTTAGGAATTATGACAACCATTGGGGTTGCTATTTATAGTCTAGCTGAACTTCCCCAGGGAAATTGGTTAACAATCACAATTTTAGTCGTCCTACAACCTAATTTTGGTGGAACGTTTCAACGATTTTTCCATCGAATGTTTGGAACAATTTTAGGCTCAATCATTACGCCTATTCTTTGGATAAGTATTCCCAATCCATTAATTTTAGAAAGTATTAATTTGGGTTCTATTATTTTGGGATTTTCTTTAGTTCCCTTTCATTATGGTTTAGCTGTATTTTTTATTTCTATTTTTGCCATTGGATTAGAAATGAGTAAAGATGGGGGAAATTGGCAAGTAGCAATGGTTCGTTTTCTCTGGACTTGTGTAGGTGCTGCGTTAGCATTTGTCGGTGCATTTGTGTTGTTTAGATCCCAGGAAAAAGAACAGCTATCCGCTAAATTAATTAAGGCAATTACAGCCTCCAATGATTATTTTAATACGGTTTTATCAGTTTATTTAGGAACCGCACCCGATGATTTAAACCGAATAACCAAACAACGACAAAAAACCCGTTTAGCTTATTTTAATGCTCAAGCGGCATTACAGCAGTTAAGTAGTGATCCCAATACCTCCACTGCGGAAATCGAACCGAAAATGACCTTATTAATTTATTTGCATCGGTTTAGCCGCTCTGTCAGTGTTTTATTAGCACAATTAGAACATTTTACAGGGACTGAACCCCATCCTGAATTAGCCACTTTTGTTGAACAAGTGAATCAATTTTTTGATCAATTAGTTAATGCCATTTTAACCGGAACTTTACCGCCAGCCTTACCCAATTTTGAACCTTCTATCCAAGCGATACAAAACCATTTACACGCCTTACAAGCAACTCGCCTACAAGAGTTTGCACGAGAGCAAAACTATACCCCTACCCGTCAAATTTTAAAAGATTATACAATTTTAGGGA
It encodes the following:
- a CDS encoding FUSC family protein; the protein is MTEILADKQFRFLLKPSGNLKLARGLRLTIALSVSLAVGQLTGHPDVGFAVGIDSLFFLLSDAGGFYSTRAISLLFTIIISTGLVTLATLVSNILFLKLILTFFSLFFAGYIALFGHPGVLSGIVIGLFTLVTLYLPAGGWETASERAIICLMAGGWTMILCLGIWPLNPYLPLKKSISQCYQAIADYINPGKNCSPTEELKRVSQLRETLQNARQSWALNRKLRLGNTPLGEAVIILVQDADHLITSIVTLTELVQLHQHDPQFITVGLLVDDALEKIALFCQNLIKLLWNQSVSVDSSNLKRIVMAIAQQKQLQQQTIGNQVEDYPALVVIERIVSTLETIIRQLDCTAKTLTQIRKNQSINHPQKAKILSAETETLSPFKIISGLEPLRDNFTLDSSFFRHGLRLGIMTTIGVAIYSLAELPQGNWLTITILVVLQPNFGGTFQRFFHRMFGTILGSIITPILWISIPNPLILESINLGSIILGFSLVPFHYGLAVFFISIFAIGLEMSKDGGNWQVAMVRFLWTCVGAALAFVGAFVLFRSQEKEQLSAKLIKAITASNDYFNTVLSVYLGTAPDDLNRITKQRQKTRLAYFNAQAALQQLSSDPNTSTAEIEPKMTLLIYLHRFSRSVSVLLAQLEHFTGTEPHPELATFVEQVNQFFDQLVNAILTGTLPPALPNFEPSIQAIQNHLHALQATRLQEFAREQNYTPTRQILKDYTILGIELNQMLDSLNSIHSTMIRY